TTCCGGCGTGCCGGTGGCCTTGTTGAACGCCTGGACCCAGAACTCATAGTCGCTGTCGGACACCTTCGGCCCCACGTAGAAGCCGCGGATGATGGGCCAGACGATGTCATAGCCCTGCTCGCGCGCGGTGGGCACGGTGTTCAGCTTGCCCGGCAGGCGCTGGTCATTGAACACGGCCAGCACGCGGATGGGAGCGCCGCCCTCGAGCATGGTGAAGGCTTCGGCCGCGTCGCCCATGTAGGCCTGGATATGGCCCCCGCGCAATGCGGTCACGGCCTCGCCGCCGCCTTCGAAGGCCACGAAGCGCATCTTCTTGAAGTCCACGCCCGCCGCCTTGGCGGTCAGCGCGGCCTTCATCCAATCCTGGCTGCCGACGGTGCCGCCGGCGCCCAGCACGATCTTGGTCGGATCCTGCTTGAAGGCCTCCATCAGGCCCTTCAGGTCGGTGTACGGCGAATCGTTGCGCACCACGGCCACGCCGTAGTCGGTGCCGATGCCGGCCAGCCAGCGCACGTTGTCGACGTTGTACTTGCCGAACTTGCCCTGCGCCAGATTCAGCAGCGAACCGCCGGAGAAAGCCACGATGGTGCCCGGCTCGTTCGGATGCTGGGCCACGATGTTGTTGTAGGCCACGGCGCCGATGCCGCCCGGCATGTAGACGATGCGCATGGCGGTCTTGAGCGCCCCGCTCTGCTTCAGGCCCTCGGTGGCCAGGCGGCAGGTCAGGTCGAAGCCGCCGCCGGGCTGGGCGGGGGCGATGCACTCCGGACGGCGGGGTTCGGCGGCGGCCTGGGCGGTGCCCAGCGACAGGGTCAGGGCGCCCACCGCCGTGGCGGCGGCCAGGCGCAGCTTCAAACTGGTCTGCATTGTTGCGTCTCCGAAATTTATAGGTCTGGGTCCCATGCCCGCCTTGCAGGCCGTCCCATGCGCGGCTCTGCTGGCCCCGCGGACGCAACCGTACAAAATCGAACCTTTCCAACACCTTTCAAATTCTGTGATTTTCGTGACGCAGCGCAGCATCCGCGGTGTTTTCCAGGGTAAACACCAGCGCCGCGCGCAAGCCGGGCTGCGGCGTCCGGTTCTCTAGGACCAGCTTCGCGCCCAGGATCTCGGCGATGGTGCCGACGATGGCCAGGCCCAGGCCGGCGCCCGGCTTGTTCCTGCCCGCCGCTCCCCGGCGGAAACGCACGCAGGCGCGGGCGATGTCCTCGGCCGACATGCCCGGGCCGCTGTCCTCCACCACCAGCCAGGCCGTCCCGTCCCCGACCTGCACCCGGACCGTCAGATCCCCGCCCTGCGGGCTGTAACGGATGGCGTTGTCCACCAGGTTGCTGACCGCCTCCCGCAGCAGCCAGTCGGCCGCCGGCACCTTGACCGGTCCGGACGGCGTGTCCATGCCCACGTCCAGCTGGCGGGTACGGGCCGCCGGCAGCAGGGCGCGGATGACGGCGTCCGCCGTGTCGACCAGGTCGACCGGCTCGGGCGCGAACCCGCCTTCGGCCAGGGAGGCGTCTTTAGCGCGCGCCAGGGCCAGCATCTGATTGGTGGTACGCACGGCCCTGTCCAAGCCTTCCTGCATCGCCAGAAGGGCTGTACGGACCTCCTGGGGGTCTGTTTCGCGCAAGGCATAGGCCGTCTGGGTCCGCAAAACCGACAAAGGCGTGCGCAATTGGTGCGAGGCGTCGTCCAGGAACTGGCTTTGCACCCTCGCCTGAGCCGCAAAACGGGCCATGTGGAGGTTTATGGCGCTGACCAGGGGTAGGACCTCACCTGGCATGTCCGATGCGTCTACGGGGCTTAAATCGTCCGAGGACCGCTTTTCCACATCCT
The Achromobacter sp. AONIH1 DNA segment above includes these coding regions:
- a CDS encoding tripartite tricarboxylate transporter substrate binding protein, encoding MQTSLKLRLAAATAVGALTLSLGTAQAAAEPRRPECIAPAQPGGGFDLTCRLATEGLKQSGALKTAMRIVYMPGGIGAVAYNNIVAQHPNEPGTIVAFSGGSLLNLAQGKFGKYNVDNVRWLAGIGTDYGVAVVRNDSPYTDLKGLMEAFKQDPTKIVLGAGGTVGSQDWMKAALTAKAAGVDFKKMRFVAFEGGGEAVTALRGGHIQAYMGDAAEAFTMLEGGAPIRVLAVFNDQRLPGKLNTVPTAREQGYDIVWPIIRGFYVGPKVSDSDYEFWVQAFNKATGTPEFAKLREQQGLFPFSKTGAELDAYVKQQVKQYGELAESFGLVKK
- a CDS encoding sensor histidine kinase — translated: MTTRSTEKIGAKNSLPAQGRRPRTLKTQLLWWLIPTLVLVMIAALWLSNHQLRNQVDMAYDRSLAGALRAIDHNISTASGGLAMEQPYLMLEFFELTANGSVFYRVATEDGLAEIGHPDLPMPDRPLESGEPQFFYADYLGTPVRVAALARPMDPPLYANKGGRIIVQVAEGLGTRQEFLHRVLLRSVERDLAVIVISVLVVILGVFMALRPLERLRQDVEKRSSDDLSPVDASDMPGEVLPLVSAINLHMARFAAQARVQSQFLDDASHQLRTPLSVLRTQTAYALRETDPQEVRTALLAMQEGLDRAVRTTNQMLALARAKDASLAEGGFAPEPVDLVDTADAVIRALLPAARTRQLDVGMDTPSGPVKVPAADWLLREAVSNLVDNAIRYSPQGGDLTVRVQVGDGTAWLVVEDSGPGMSAEDIARACVRFRRGAAGRNKPGAGLGLAIVGTIAEILGAKLVLENRTPQPGLRAALVFTLENTADAALRHENHRI